GACGCAGCTTTTGTTCATGTAACTTGGCGGTAAAAAACGCCAGCGGGTCGAGATGCTGTTGTACCTTGTTGCACAGACTGTCGAACAGCAGTGCATTGCCGCATAAAAGGCGTGCTTCGAGCAAATTCGTTTGTACCGTAATGTCGCCTGATTCGACGAGGCATTGTGCGATAGTGCGTATGCTGTGACCGACCTCGAGTCCAATATCCCACAGCAGTGCGATCAGTTCGTGCAGTTGCTGTTGCAGTGCGTCATCAGGCTCTTGATCGAGCAGTATCAGCAGATCAATATCGGATTTCGGGTACAGCTCGCCTCTGCCGTAGCCGCCGACGGCAATCAGTGTATGCGTGGGCGGCATGGCTAATTGTTGCCAGATCATGCGCAAGTAATGATCAATGAGTTTGCTGTGTGCGCTGAGCAGACGTGCGGCTTTGCCCTGCGCTAAAAAATCCTGCTCAAGCAGGCCGCGGTCACGGCGCAGGGATTCGCGCAGTGCACTGATGTCGGGTTGGGGTGCTGCAACTTTCATTTACAGCGGCGTCGGGGCCGGGCAACCATCAGATACGGTGAGTACTTCGAACCCTGTTTCAGTGACCAGTATGGTGTGTTCAAACTGGGCTGAGAGGCTGTGATCGCGGGTAACGACGGTCCAGCCGTCTCCCAGTTGTTTGATGTCCTTTTTGCCCGCATTGATCATCGGTTCGATGGTGAATACCATGCCCGCTTCCAGCTTCAGTCCGCTTTTTGGGCGGCCGTAATGCAATACTTGCGGGTCTTCATGAAATTTGGCACCGATGCCGTGGCCGCAGAATTCACGTACCACGCTGTAGCCCAGCGGTTCCACATAGCTCTGGATGGCGTGTCCGATATCGCCCAGATAGGCGCCTGCTTTGACGACACGGATGCCGCGCCACATCGAGGCATAGGTGGTCTCGCACAGGCGACGCGCCTGAATAGAGGGTTCGCCGATATAAAACATGCGGCTGCTGTCGCCGTGGTAGCCGTCTTTGATGACCGTGATGTCGAGGTTGACGATGTCGCCGTTTTTCAGCACCTTGTCGCTCGGTACGCCGTGGCAGATCTGGTGATTGATGGAGGTACAGATAGATTTAGGGTAAGGGCTGTGGCCGCCGGGTGCATAGTTGAGCGGGGCGGGTATGGCCTGCTGCACATTGACGATCAGGTCGTGGCAC
Above is a window of Gallionella capsiferriformans ES-2 DNA encoding:
- the map gene encoding type I methionyl aminopeptidase, whose translation is MSVSIKTPQEIEKMRIAGRLTSEVLDYIAPFVKAGVTTNELDKLCHDLIVNVQQAIPAPLNYAPGGHSPYPKSICTSINHQICHGVPSDKVLKNGDIVNLDITVIKDGYHGDSSRMFYIGEPSIQARRLCETTYASMWRGIRVVKAGAYLGDIGHAIQSYVEPLGYSVVREFCGHGIGAKFHEDPQVLHYGRPKSGLKLEAGMVFTIEPMINAGKKDIKQLGDGWTVVTRDHSLSAQFEHTILVTETGFEVLTVSDGCPAPTPL